In Anthocerotibacter panamensis C109, the sequence TCGAGCACGCCCGTGAGCAAGTGGCACAGGCGATCAACGCTAATTCCAAAGAGATTATCTTCACCAGCGGCGCAACAGAGTCCAATAACCTCGTGCTCAAGGGTGTAGCCGAGATGTACCAGGACAAGGGCAAGCACGTCATCACCACGGTCACCGAGCACAAGTGCATCCTTGACAGCGCCAAATATTTGGAGCAGAAGGGCTACGAAGTGACCTATCTGCCGGTCCAGCCCAATGGCCTCATCGACCTTGAAGAACTGAAGCGCACGATCCGCGAAGACACGATCCTGGTCTCGGTCATGATGGCTAACAACGAGATTGGCGTTCTACAGCCGGTAGCTGAAATTGGGCAGCTTTGCCATGAACGGGGCGTTCTTTTCCATACAGACGCAGCGCAGGCAGCAGGCAAAGTGCCTATTGACGTGATAGCGCAAAATATTGACCTGTTGAGCATCTCAGCCCATAAATTCTATGGACCGAAAGGAATCGGGGCACTCTACGTCCGGCGCAAAAATCCCAGAGTCCGACTGTCACCTCAAATGCATGGCGGCGGGCACGAACGGGGGATGCGCTCCGGCACGCTCTATGTCCCTTTGATTGTGGGGATGGGAGCGGCTTTGGAATTGGCGGTGAATCATCAGCAGGAGGAAGCTCAACGGCTACGTACACTACGCAACCGGCTCAAAGACCAGCTTCAAGCGCGTCTCCCCGAAGTTTATGTCAATGGCGATGAAGAGCAGCGTCTACCCAACAACCTGAACTTGAGCTTTGCCTTTGTCGAAGGGGAATCGCTGCTGATGGGCCTCAATGATACGGTCGCGCTCTCCTCCGGTTCCGCTTGCACCTCAGCTTCCCTGGAGCCCTCCTACGTGCTCAAGGCGTTAGGGGTTGGCGACGAGCTGGCTCATTCCTCGCTACGTTTTGGCCTGGGCCGTTTTACCACAGAAGCGGATGTGGACCGGGTGGTGGACAAAGTTGTGGCCGTAGTTGAGCGGCTGCGCGAAATGTCCCCCCTTTGGGAGATGCACCAGGAAGGGATTGACCTGAAACAGGTAGTCTGGGCAGCCCATTGAGCAAGGCGGGACTCTGTCTTGCGTGAGAGGAGCGCCGGTCCAGGGTCAGGGAACTATGGAGATGCCCAAATGGACAGGCGCTTAACATGGAGATGATGCATTTTTGGGATGAAGTGGTCACCCTACAGCGCCGGACCCATGAAGTACTAGACCAAGTGGGAGCCCGGCTACAGGAAGTGGGTGGGGTGGTCTATACCCGGACCCAGCAGGTGAACCAGCAGGTAGGGCAGCAGTTGGACGCCCTTCAGCAGAACTGGTTAGTACGGCAGATTTCC encodes:
- a CDS encoding IscS subfamily cysteine desulfurase; translation: MATTRPIYLDNNATTPVDPRVMEIMVPYFTEKFGNAASRNHSYGWEAEEAVEHAREQVAQAINANSKEIIFTSGATESNNLVLKGVAEMYQDKGKHVITTVTEHKCILDSAKYLEQKGYEVTYLPVQPNGLIDLEELKRTIREDTILVSVMMANNEIGVLQPVAEIGQLCHERGVLFHTDAAQAAGKVPIDVIAQNIDLLSISAHKFYGPKGIGALYVRRKNPRVRLSPQMHGGGHERGMRSGTLYVPLIVGMGAALELAVNHQQEEAQRLRTLRNRLKDQLQARLPEVYVNGDEEQRLPNNLNLSFAFVEGESLLMGLNDTVALSSGSACTSASLEPSYVLKALGVGDELAHSSLRFGLGRFTTEADVDRVVDKVVAVVERLREMSPLWEMHQEGIDLKQVVWAAH